The Oleiphilus messinensis DNA segment CTTTCCTAGTTGTTATATCTGTTTCGAGGCAGTAATTACTGCCTCTTTTTATTTCCCCGCTCTGAACGATTGCTTTGCTCAAGTCCTTTGGCTGCTTGTCAGAACCGCTGTTGTAGCGCTGACGCTTTTACAATCTGAACCTTCCGGTTAAACACGATTTGCCCCGCCCTCCTGCGACCTAACCAAGAACAGGTCGATAACACTTCATTTGAATTGACTCAAGGTGTGAATCATGATTCACTAAACACATAATGTGAATTTGTGTTCACACTATCACGCTCACTGAAGACATTCACGGTACAACTATGGCTTATCGAGAATCCCCCGAAATCGCTGCGAGAAAAGCGGAACTCAGGGAAAAAATATTAAATGCGGCACAACAGCTGGTATCTGAGGGTGGTTTTCGAAACGCATCCATTCAGTCGGTGGCACAGCGTGCAGACATTGCGACAGGCACGGTGTATAAATATTTCAAATCTAAATCCGTTCTGTTTTCAGAAGTCTTCCGTCGGGCAACTCAGATTGAAGTCGACAAAGTTGCAGAGGCGATCAATCAGGAAGGCACCATATCTGAGCGGCTGGAGCAGGCCGTGAACTGCTTTTGCCATCGAGCAATCAAAGCCAACCACCTCGCCTGGTCACTGATCGCAGAACCGGTTGACCCGGAAGTGGATTTGGATCGATTGAATTACCGGAAAAAATACGCCGCTCTATTCGCCAATCTTATTGCCGAAGGGGTCGACAAAGGCGAGCTTCCGACTCAAGTGCCATCGGTGAGCGCTGCAGCACTGGTTGGTGCCTTGGCTGAAACCCTGGTCGGCCCACTTTCTCCAAATTCACCGAATTCCCCAGTCTTCAATGCCAATATCAATCAAGATGAAACCCTGTCAGTCGACGAAACTCTGACACTCGATGAATCAGCGCTGATCCGAGAAATCAGCCGGTTTTGTCATACAGCTATATCAGGTCACCCACCACCTTGCCGCCGCGATACAACGTTGCCGGGCCCAAACGAACAGGAGCAAAAATAATGACAACACATACTCAACAAAGCCGTTACCCGATGGCAGAAAAATGCCTGGCAACGACCCACGAAGTTCAGAATCAACCTACGGAGCTGGTCGATTACAACCTGTTCAGCACAGATACAGCACTGCAGGAGAGCGTTGCCCGGGAAGGCGGAAGCTGGGGCCTTCAAGAGCTGAACGATTTTGGCGCGCTGACGGGGCAACGGGATTATATTGAGCTGGGCTATCTGGCAAATGAAAACAAGCCGGCACTTCACACCCATGATCGCTTTGGCCATCGGATCGATCTGGTAAAGTTTCATCCTGCTTACCATCGTCTCATGGAAACATCGATCAATCACGGTTTGCACTCATCTCCCTGGAGCCAGCCCAGAACCGGTGCCCATGTTGTACGTACCGCAAAATGCTATATGCAGAGCCAAATTGAGGCTGCACACGGCTGCCCGATCACCATGACCTTCGCCGCGATACCCAGCTTGCGCAATCAACCCGAGCTGGCGGCGGTCTGGGAACCGCTAATCACCTCACGACACTACGATCCGGCCAACATACCGGCATTGGCAAAAAAAGGGGTGACGATTGGCATGGCGATGACCGAGAAGCAGGGTGGCTCTGACGTTCGAGCCAATAGCACAAAGGCCTATCCCATCGGATCTCCAGGCCCGGGCGAACTCTATGAACTGGTTGGCCACAAGTTCTTTGTGTCCGCCCCAATGTGTGACGCATTTTTGGTTCTGGCTCAGACCGAGAAGGGTTTATCCTGTTTCTTACTGCCCCGTTGGCGGCCCGATGGCAGCAAAAACCCGCTACAGATTCAGCGCCTGAAAAACAAGATGGGCAATGTCGCTAATGCTTCATCGGAAACTGAGCTGCGTGGGGCACTGGCCTGGATGGTCGGTGAAGAAGGTAAAGGCGTAAAAACAATCATCGAAATGGTCTCGCTCACCCGCTTCGATTGCATGATGGGCTCCTCTGCGGGTATGCGTGCCGCAATAAACCAGGCACTCCATCATTGCCAACATCGGAGCGCATTCGGTAAAAGACTGATTGATCAACCACTAATGCAGAATGTTCTTGCTGATCTTGCACTTGAGTCAGAAGCAGCGCTAACACTCACGATGCGGCTTGCCAATGCACTCGACAACGGTGACCAAGAACACGACTCTAATTTGATCCGGATTGCAACGGCGATTGGCAAATACTGGATTTGCAAACGAACCCCCAATCACGCCTATGAGGCAATGGAATGCATTGGTGGAAGTGGTGTCATGGAGGATTCACTCATGCCACGCCTGTTCCGGGAGTCACCAGTCAATGCAATCTGGGAAGGTAGCGGCAACGTGCAATGCCTTGATGTGCTTCGCGCAATGTATAAAGAACCTTCAACACTGAATGCTTACTTTCAGGAAGTGCAACGCAGTCGGGGTGAAAACAAATACCTTGATACGTGCATAGACCAACTGTATCGCGCGCTACAGGATACCAGCCAATTTGAGTACAATGCCAGAACACTGGTTGACCAGATGGCCGTCGCATTACAGGCATCACTGTTAATTCAAGCGGGAAATACCAACATCGCCGACAGTTACTGTCTTGCCCGTCTATCCCAAACCGGTGCCCACCATTATGGCACCCTGCCAAAAGGGGTGGATTGCACCGGAATAATTGAGCGCGCCGCCTTAAAAAGATAGGATGAGTATGAGTACGGAATAGCGCTATTTGAGCGCCTCTGGCAGGCACAGAGCATCTAGCAAACAGAGGGCATCAACTATTCAAGCACAGGACACTCAGTATGCCACCAAACACTCAACGCACTTTACTTTGTTCAATTGATGAGATCGAACCGAACAACGCCAGAGGGTTTGAGATTCAAGGACAATCCATATTGGTCGTGCGCCACGAAACGCAAGTGTACGCCTATCTGAACCAATGCCCTCACACCGGGGTTGAGCTGAACTGGATGCCAGATCGATTTATGGACTTGGAGAAAGAGTATATCCAGTGCTCGGTTCACGGCGCGCTTTTCAAGATAAACAATGGATTATGCATTGCCGGCCCCTGTCAAGGTCGGCACTTGCAAAAGATACCCGTAGCCATTGAAAACAATTTGATTTATGCAAACCCGGACCTGATTTAGTCTTTGACAACCTGAACGACCACAGGATCATGGAGATATATCTCCTCTTGGGAAATACGAGTACGGTAAGCATACACTTCTACCCCCTGGTTCACGGCCTCGGAGAGGTTTTTTGCATATTCAGGATCAATATGCGCCGCCGCGGAGACGGTTGCCATGGTCGTATGGGAAACACAGAAGAACAAAACTGCCCGATGCCCAGCCTGCACCATTTCCATCAACTCCCGTAAATGCTTCTGCCCTCGGGTACTCACTGCATCGGGGAAATAACCGAATCCGTCGTCTTCCTGCAACGTCACATTCTTAACCTCGACGTAACACTTACGCACATCATCTGCATGATTCTCAAGGAGTATGTCAATGCGGCTATTTTCCGAGCCATACTTCACTTCCCTGCGAATCGTCTGATAGCCGCTCAATTCGGAAATAACGCCATTTTTGATCGCCTCTTCAACGAGCTGATTCGGCCGGGCAGTATTAACACAAACCGTTGCGCCATTTGGTAACTCAGCCAACTCCCAGGTCAAGGGTAACTTACGTTTGGCATTCCTTGAGTCCCACAACCATACCCGGCTGCCGGGATACAGACAGTTTTTCATCGATCCAGTGTTGGGACAATGAACAGTTACAACCTTTTTCTCGCCACTCTGTTGCAGTTCTACATCGGCCAAAAAACGTTTGTATCGTTTTATCAATACCGCCTCCAACAGCGGCTCTTCATAACGCATAACACAAGTTCCCAAATAAAATTCATCGTTTTGACACAAGGCTATCTTAACGTACTGCGCCGGACAACCGCACTTTAAAACACAAATTTCGCCCTAATACAGTGCAAAACCATCGAATCAAAAGACTCAGTGAAACCGGGGAAGTCAACAATACGCCAAAAAGATGCTAATCTGTATAAATCACTAAAATGACTTCGAAAATATTGGCACTTCAAAAACGAATCTGCTATTTTTCGCAAGCTCGGACAACAGGGCGGTCTGAGATTAAAGGTTTTGACCCCCAGGAACATGAAAGGCACCGGTGGTAGAGCATTCAGACCGAATTGAAATGGTGTTGAATCCAGTCCACTTGAAATTTTGAACAATGGGCAGTAAAGAAGAGGCCGACTCGGCCGGATCTTCCAGACAGTGAGTACGAGGCAGCACTATGCCAGAAAATAAAACTGAATTACCAAAATCTACTGACGGCTTCACCAATTTCACCCCCTACCAACCCCAGGACGGTGAAGAATACATGAGTGATGGGCAGCTGAAGCACTTCCGGCATATTCTAATGGCCTGGAAACAGGAGCTCATGGAAGAAGTTGACCGTACCATGCATCACATGCAGGAAGATGCCGCCAACTATGCTGACCCTGCAGATCGCGCTACACAGGAAGAAGAATTTAGCCTGGAGTTGCGTACCCGGGATCGCGAACGAAAACTGATTAAAAAGATAGACAAAACTATCGATCGAATCGACAAAGATGATTACGGCTTCTGCGATTCCTGTGGTATCGAAATCGGTATCCGCCGTCTTGAGGCCCGACCTACAGCAACGCTGTGCATCGAGTGTAAAACCGTGGCCGAAATAAAAGAGAAACAAACCGGAATCTAACGGATAGCCGGCGCATGTTCTGTGTTTTCTCTACTGCCAAAAATTCCTGCACTTACGTCACAGCGGAACATCTTGGCACACCGGTTTTCTGATTCAGGGGAACCGGTGAATACGCCTCTTAATCCCCCATTCCCCGCCAGCCCACGGCCAAACTAATGTATCGAGGTCGATTCGCACCATCACCAACCGGTAAACTCCATATGGGATCACTGGTTGCTGCAGTGGCCAGCTATCTTGATGCCCGCGCACATCACGGTGAATGGCTCGTCCGAATCGAAGATATCGACCCTTTACGGGAGCAACCGGGGGCCACAGACGCCATACTCGAAAGCCTGGAGCGACACGCGCTTTACTGGGATCAGCCAGTGCTCTACCAGTCCAAACGTTCCGAACACTATGAAGCAGGATTATCCAGACTTGCGGCGGCAGAAAAGCTTTATTGGTGCCCCTGTAGCCGCAAAATGCTGGCTCGGCATAACGGCCGACACCAATATGACTGCCCAACCATCTTCAATGCTGCACACGACACTCCCGCCCCTGCTGAGAGCGCACTGAAATTTAATCAGGCCACGACCGACTGGACTTGGCAGGATGCAGGCTGTGGAACGCAAAAATTCCATACCACTACGATCAGTGATGACTTTGTCGTCAAACGAAAAGAGGGGTATTATGCCTATCAACTTGCTGTAGTGATTGATGATATCGACCAGGAAATAACCCACATCGTGCGGGGCCAGGATTTGCTGGACTCCACCCCGATGCAGCTGAGTCTCTATGACACCTTAAGCACGCCCCCCCCTTTTTACCACCACACGCCATTGGTCTGCGGTCAAAACGGCCAAAAGTTAAGCAAGCAGAACAAAGCCCCCGAACTCGAAAACACCAAAGTACGGGAAAACCTCCGCTACGCACTCGAATTTTTGGGACTTCCAGTGCCAGAAACAATGCAGCCATGTGATCCGGAAACACTCCTGTCCTGGGCAGCGACACAATGGCTTAATACCCTTGCGCGCAACACCCGTAATCGTTAAACGTAAATGTCAACACCCCCTTTTTCCGGTATGTGATCAAATACCGCAATACTGTGATTTTATTAATCCAGAAGATGTAGGCTCCCGGACAAATGTGATAACATCACTCGTTTCAGGCACATGAGCCCCTGATACGAGTGGTGCTAAAGCCAATCATTGTAAATGTGCTTTAATCAATCGTGCTCATGGCAGGTTTGGGAATATATGTAGATGGTAAATAACAGCCAGCAATGTACTTATACCGCTTAGTATTTTTGCTCATTTTGAGTATTTACGTTTTCTCTCCGGTAATTATGGACTGGTGGATCGACCCCGGCAGCTCATGGTATCGCCCCTATCTGATCTGGCTATTCATAATTGGCCTGTCATACTGGCTGGAACAACGACGGGATAAACATGAGCTTTAACCTGTTACAACTGTTGTTGATTGGCCTCGCTTACCTCTCCGTTTTATTTGGTGTTGCTTACGCAACAACAGCAGGCTGGGTTCCCCGTCAGTGGGTTAACCATCCCGCAACCTATATTTTATCGCTAGGCGTCTACGCCAGTGCCTGGGCACTGTTCGGATCGGTTGGACTTGCCTATGAGAACGGGTTCGGCTTTCTTGCCTATTATCTAGGTGTCTGTGGTGCATTTCTGCTCGCTCCGGTGTTATTGGTTCCCATACTGCGGATCACCCGTACATTTCAATTATCTTCACTTGCAGACTTATTGGCCTTCCGGTACCGAAGTGCCTGGGTGGGCACAACCAGCGCCCTGGTTATCCTGGTATCCGGCATAATCCTCATTGCGCTACAAATTCAAATTGTCACATCCACGATTAAAATCCTCGCGCCGCACTCATCGAAAAACACCCTGGGCATTCTCTTCTGCTTCATCATGGTTGCGTTTGCGATCATGTTTGGTGCTACGCGCACCAGTGAAAACGAGAAAAGCGAGGGACTTATTGTTGCAATTGCATTTGAGTCTATCGTCAAACTGGTCGCCTTCCTTGCCATCGGTTTCTTTGCTATTTATGAAATCTTCGGCGGTTTTACCGAGATGAATGAGTGGCTTGACGCCCATGGCAAACGGGTCAGTGCGTTCGAACGACATCTGGATGACGGCCCCTGGCGCGCCTTGCTGCTGATTTTCTTCGCCTCCGCGATTGTTGCACCCCACATGTTCCATATGACATTCAAAGAAAATCTCTCGCCGCGTTCACTTTATAAAGCAAGCTGGGGTGTTCCGCTTTATCTATTTCTGATCAGTCTGCCAATCCCCCCGATTCTATGGGCCGCAATCAAAACGGGCTCTCCAACTATCCCGGATTACTTTACCCTCGGAATCACAATCACCACGAACTCGCCGGTGATTGCGGTAATCGCTTATATTGGGGGCCTCTCTGCAGCGAGCGCACTGATTATTGTTACCACTTTGGCACTCTCCTCTATTTCCCTGAACCATATCATTCTGCCAATTTACCGACCACTGGATAAAGCCAATATCTACAGCTGGCTGAAATGGATCAAGAGTGCACTCACATTCAGCATTCTGGCAGCAGCTTACCTGTTCTACTACACCTCTACTGAACACCTCAGCCTGGCAACGCTAAGCACATTGACATCCTCAGCGGGGCTACAGTTGCTCCCGGCGGTACTCGCCGTTTTATTTTGGCCGATTGGCAATCATAAAGGTGTTCTGGCGGGACTTGTTACCGGCCTGGCAATCTGGTTCTTTGCCATGTTTGTACCGGCCGTGTTTGCTTATGACATTTTGCAAGCTTTGCCCTTCGACCTCGACTACCAGCTTTCAATGGATCACTGGCATATCTACTCGCTGGGCGGGCTCACCATCAATGCGATGTTGTTTGCACTGATATCGCTATTTTCCACCACTCCAGCCGCAGAACAAAGTGCCGCACAGTCCTGCTCGGTCGATGCATTGTCCAGACCAGCACGACGAGAGCTCGAAGCAGGCTCTTCTGAAGACTTCAAAATTGCGCTCAGCAAACCACTGGGGCAAAAAATGGCGGAACGAGAAGTGTCCGACGCCTTAAAAGAACTTAATCTACCGGAGACCGAGTACCGCCCCTACGCACTGCGCCGGTTACGGGATCAGATTGAAGCAAACCTGTCTGGACTCCTGGGCCCGTCAATCGCTCAGGAAATTGTCAAGCGTCACCTGAGTTACAAGGTGTCGGAACAACCCAGAGGGCGTGACATTCATTATGTCGAACGCACACTGGAAGATTATCAGTCCCGCCTGACCGGCCTGGCAGCCGAGCTTGACAGCTTGCGCCGCTATCATCGCCAAACGCTGCAAAACCTCCCTATTGCAGCCTGTTCACTGGGCAGTGACATGGAAATCCTGATGTGGAACCAGGCAATGGAAGAGTTAACCACAATCAGCTCCAATGACGTTATAGGCTCGCGCATATTTACGTTGCCCATGCCGTGGAGCGAACTGCTGCTGAGCTTTGCAGAGGGCATAAATGCACACCTGTATAAACAACGCATTGACCTACTGGGTACACCGCACTGGTTAAGCCTGCACAAAGCCATGATCGACGGCCCGGAAAATACCGAACAGGGCCAGGTTATTCTGGTAGAAGACAATACCGAAACCCAGTTACTGGAAGACAAACTGGTCCACAATGAACGCCTCGCCTCTGTCGGACGCCTGGCAGCAGGGGTAGCCCACGAAATTGGCAACCCGGTTACCGGTATTGCCTGCCTGGCACAAAATATGAAACTGGAAACGGACAATGAAGCCGTTCTGACAATTTCCCAGCAGATCATTGATCAAACCAAGCGGATTTCTAATATTTTACAGTCCTTGATGAATTTCTCCCGATCCGGAAACTACGCCCAACCCATGGCAAAAGATTCATCAAACATGCGCCGTTGTGTCCAGGAAGCCATCGACTTATTATCCCTGAGCGACAAAGAACTGGATATCGAATACCTTAATCTGGTTCCCAGCGATCTGGCCGTTGTCGGTGACGAACAACGCTTGGTACAGGTTTTCATTAACTTGCTCGGCAACGCAAAAGATGCCTCGCCTGCAAGCAGTATTATTCGTGTGACTGGTAAACTGGACGGCTACTCCGCTATCATAGAAGTTACCGATATGGGGTGCGGCATTCCCGCCGATCAGCTCGATCACATATTCGAACCTTTTTATACAACCAAAGGGCCCGATAGAGGCACCGGGTTAGGATTATCTCTGGTATACAGCATTATTGAAGAGCACTACGGCCAAATTGAAGTCGCGAGTCCCGCGGACTCAGTCACCGGCCAAGGCACTAAAGTGATCATCAACTTACCAGCTCAAATTGAAAAACTCACAGAAAGATCAGACGAACCAGGTTTATAACTATGAATCGCATACTTGTGGTTGAAGATGAGGATATCATTCGTTCCGCACTGCAGAAACTCCTCACGCACAATCAATATGAGGTGGATTGTGCAGGTTCGGTGGATGAAGCACTAAGTAACTTTAACGTCACCGAATACGACCTCGTGATCACAGACCTGCGACTTCCCGGCAGGCCCGGCACGGAGCTCATTGATGCCGCCAGCCCGGCCCCAGTGTTGATTATGACAAGCTATGCAAGTCTGAGATCAGCAGTCGATTCGATGAAAATGGGCGCAGTTGACTACATCGCCAAACCCTTCGATCACGATGAAATGCTGGCAGCAATTGCCTCGATTTTAAATCGTAAACAGTCTGTTCGAACTGAAGCGACAACAGAAGAAACCCCCACCGCCTCCGGTCAACCCCTTGAAATCAAAGACCTGATTTACGGTGAATGTGAGGCCATGGAAAAGGTCTTTCATTTGATTGGTAAAGTCGCACCAACAGATACAACCGTGCTGATTCAAGGTGAATCCGGAACCGGTAAGGAACTGGCTGCCAGAGCTTTGCATCAGTTCAGTGTCAGGAATGGCAAGCCACTAATTTGCGTGAATTGTGCCGCGATACCGGAAACACTCATTGAATCAGAACTATTCGGGCACGAGAAAGGCGCTTTTACCGGTGCAGTCAACGCACGAAACGGCTTGGTTGAGGCTGCAGACGGCGGCACACTGTTCCTCGATGAAATCGGAGAGCTACCACTGGAGGCCCAGGCCCGATTATTACGCGTACTACAAGAAGGCGAAATACGCCGTGTGGGTTCAACCCAATCAAAGCAAGTCAATGTGAGACTCATTGCCGCAACACACCGGAATCTACGAGCCCTCTCCAAAACCGGTGAGTTTCGGGAAGATCTTTACTATCGCCTGAATGTCATGCAAATTCGTTTACCCGCGCTCAGGGAACGAGGGGATGATCGCTTGGGGTTGGCCAAACGCTTACTCGATAAAATTTGTGAGAAAGTGGGTCGCTCAAGAGCCCAGTTATCTCCGGAAGCAATGCTGGCTATCCAATCCCACAACTGGCCAGGTAATGTACGTGAACTGGAAAATGCAATAGAACGAGCGGTTATTCTGTGTGACGGTGACGTGATCGATGCACCATTGCTCGACCTGGAAACCGATACTGAAGTGCACAAGTTATCAACCGGACTTGCCGCATCTTCCAACGAAAGCCATGACGAAAAACCGCAGGATCTGTCATTGGAGGACTACTTTCAACATTTCGTTCTCGAAAACCAGGACAAGATGAGCGAAACCGAACTCGCGCAGAAACTCGGAATCAGCCGCAAAAGCCTGTGGGAAAGAAGACAGCGACTCGGTATTCCACGCAAGAAAGCGAACAAATAAACTTCATCCGGACGACCTTCCAACACCACGTATTATCGAATTACTCTTCTTCCGTGCCCCGCTCTTGCAACATTCAGCCGCTCCGGCAAGTGCGTGAGAAAGGGCGGCGCGAAGGGAGATGACGGGTAAAACAAGCAGATCCCCTGTGACAGAACGATCACTTCAACCACACCCCCCCAACATGTCCAAAATTTAACAGGACATTTATCAAATAACACCTATACTAAAAATAACGACAGTACAACTACCCACTAGGTGGTACACTAGATCAAACAAAATAAACACGAGCTGCATTTACATCCTCCCAACTCGAAAACTGACATGTTACTCACCCCGACTCGTGTTACCTGAAGAAACACAGAAAAAGATAAATCAGTCCAGTGAGGTAACAAAATTAGTAACACCACTCTAATTTCAAATCCCCCAAAAATGCTATCCCATTGATTTTCTTGAATTAGCAATTCCTGGCACAGCCCCTGCAATATTTAGCGCAAACAAAAATAACAAACTTAGTAAAACAAAAATAAAAACCCACACTGGCCTATAAACAAAAATAACAAAAGGCATAGAGTAAGTCGGAGTTCATAATTCGGTCTTACAGTAGGTGAAATAAATAGACAAATATTCAGACAAGCTCAAAACAAAAATAAAAACAGTTACAAATGCAGCGTCTTAACTTAACAATATTGTCGATTTAATACTTACTCCGAAGGATGTGTCGATGAAACTTATTAGCATCAAACGTAGCCTAACGGCAACCAAGATGCCTTACGAAAACGCTATGGGACAAGGACGCAACAACAATAACAAATTGTCTACTCTTCTCAGCATGGGAAAGCGGCTGCTTTCCCTGTTTGCTCCTTTACTAACATCCTGACGCAAATCGTTTCCAGCAACGGGTCATCGACCAAGCTGCAACCTCTAACACCACCCTACTCGCCAAGTTGTCAACATTACTGTAGACTTAGCCAACACCGGGCTTGATAAATCTCTGAATAGAGCATAGTAAAACAAGCCGATGACCATAATCCAACTACTATAATGACGGGCACATACCGTGTACATCAACAGATTGAGCCCACAATAAAGTGGTACGTTTTTCTGTGACAAAACCAAGGCGTCATGATTAAAAAATTACTCGATTATTTACCAGGCAATAAAAGAAAAAAAGCCTTACCAAGTCAGCCAAAGCTGAATATCATTCCCCGCTCTGAACACCATGTATCTCGGAACGATATTAGCGATCACGCCCTGAAAGTTCTTTATCGTCTTAACAAAGCAGGTCATGAAGCCTACCTGGTTGGAGGTGGAGTTCGTGATTTACTGTTGCATAAACACCCTAAAGATTTTGATATCGCAACCAGCGCTTCGCCTGAAGAAGTACACAATCTCTTCCGAAATTCCCGCTTGATTGGCCGCCGATTTAAACTGGTTCATGTTTTATTCGGGCGGGAAATCATAGAGGTTGCAACATTTCGTGGTCAGCATAAAGAAGATGACAAACACAGTGCCAGCAGTGAAGAAGGCATGATCTTGCGGGACAATGTTTACGGCACCAAAGAAGAAGATGCGCTAAGAAGAGACTTTACGGTTAACGCACTTTATTACTGTGTGAAAGACTTTTCAATCCATGACTACGCCAATGGTCTTGAAGACCTGAATAAAAAACAGCTCAGACTGATCGGAGACCCGGACACCCGATACCGCGAAGATCCTGTCAGAATGCTTCGGGCAGTTCGCTTTGCAACTAAACTGGACTTTGATCTCGAGCCATCAACGGCGAAGCCAATTACGGAGCTGGCAGACTTGCTAGCGCATATTCCGTCTGCGAGACTCTTTGAAGAAGTTCTAAAACTGTTCATGTCAGGCCACGCATTGGAGAATTTTCTCATGCTTCGGGAACTCGGCCTGTTCAAACACCTGTTCCCGGATGCAGATGCCTGCCTGAATCAAAACAATGAACGGGATTACCGATTTATTGAAATCGCACTCAAAAATACAGATATTCGCATCAAACAAGACAAGCCGGTAACCCCTGCGTTTCTTTACTCTGCGTTTCTCTGGCTACCATTACAAGACGAATGGCAACGCTCGCAAAAAGCAGGCAATTCTGCATTCCCGGCATTACACATGGCGGCGAACAAAGTGATCGACCGACAGACCAGGGCAACCTCGATTCCAAAACGATTTGGTATTCCGATGAAAGAAATCTGGGAAATGCAGCTACGTTTGCCAAAACGTCAGGGAAAACGAGCGGAACAGATTGCGAGCCATCCCCGCTTCAGAGCCTCTTACGACTTTTTGCTGCTCCGGGAGCAATCAGGAGAAAATCTGGATGGACTTGGTCAATGGTGGACGGATTACCAAAAATCCGACGCTCACAGCAAGCGTAAACTGATAAAAGACACCGTTCCCAACGGCCCCAGAAAACGCAGCAGAAGCCGCTCCGGCCCAAGGAAGAAACCCGGTCAAAAGCCAAATCAATAGGCTATCGCAACTAGCCTGGAACGCCAATTAATACAGATTTGCAGTTAACAAGAATAACAAGGGAGTCCTTTTGGCAGCATCTCATACCGCACCAAAAGTCTACATTGCGCTCGGCAGTAACCTCGCCGACCCTAACGCGCAATTGAACGAGGCCATCAGTCGACTACGTCAGGTAAGCGGTATCACAATCACCGCTTACTCCTCGATCTATAGCAGCCACCCGGTGGGCCCTCAGGATCAACCGGATTACGCCAATGCCGTCGTCGAAATTACAACTAATCTGTCGCCACAGACATTACTCAAAGTCCTGAAGAATATTGAGGCCGAACAAGGCAGAACTGCTGGACGGCGCTGGGGAGAACGCCTAATTGACCTAGATATCATCCTATACGGCAATCAAGAGATCCGAACCCCCGATTTGACCATCCCTCACCTGGAAATGGCAAACCGGAACTTTGTATTGCTTCCCTTGGCTGAAATAGCGCCCCATACAACCCTTCCCTGCGGAACAACAATCCTGGCGCTGATTGATAAATGTCCCGACAACCCTCTGCACAAAATTGGCGCTTTCAAGCATTGAGCCCAGCCCAATAGACTCGACAAATGCGCTGAAGCAGGGAATACTGGTCAAGCAGTATCTGACTAACGAACTAACACGAGAGACCCTAACATGGCAACGACAATTCAAACACTGCATAAATTGAAAACAGAGCGCGAGAAGTTTTCCTGTTTGACTGCCTATGACGCCACGTTTGCTCATGCCGTAAGCACAAATGGCGTAGACGTAATTTTGGTTGGGGATTCACTCGGCATGGTACTACAGGGTGAAGACTCAACACTTCCGGTCACGATGGAAGATATGATTTATCATGTTCAGTGCGTTAAAAATGGCAACCAGGGATCATTG contains these protein-coding regions:
- the folK gene encoding 2-amino-4-hydroxy-6-hydroxymethyldihydropteridine diphosphokinase, whose protein sequence is MAASHTAPKVYIALGSNLADPNAQLNEAISRLRQVSGITITAYSSIYSSHPVGPQDQPDYANAVVEITTNLSPQTLLKVLKNIEAEQGRTAGRRWGERLIDLDIILYGNQEIRTPDLTIPHLEMANRNFVLLPLAEIAPHTTLPCGTTILALIDKCPDNPLHKIGAFKH